The genomic interval CGAGATCGGCCGGAAGGTCGAGGAGCTCGCCGAGGAGGAGTCCCGCACGCTGCGCGACGCGGCGGCCGAGCGAGAGCGGGTGTCCTCTCTCCAGCAGCGGCTGGGCGAGGCGAACCAGCGCTGGGAGGCCGCCCATCAGCGCGCCATCCAGGCCGCGGCCGGGAGCGACGGCCAGACCATGCGCGCCGCCTTCGAAGAGGTCGGCGGCATGCGCTCACGCGCGCAGACCCTGCAGGAGATCATCCAGGAGAACCAGCAGCGCGTGCAGACCAAGGAGAACGCGGCGGCCGATCTGCGCCGGCAGATCGACGAGCTCCGCGCGCAGCTCCAGCGCTACAGCGACGCGCTCGAGAACGATCTCAGCGCGGGCCGCGAGCGCATCGCCACGCGGGTGCGCGAGGCGCTCGGCTACGAGAAGACCTTCGCGCAAGCGTCCGAGGTCCTCATGACGCACCTGGCGGATCGCCCCGAGTGCTCCGAGCTCATCGAGGAGCTGCGCACCGAGGAGGCGCGGTTCAACCGCCGCGCCGAGCAGAGCCAGGTCGCGCCAGCGGCGCCGCCCGAGCGACTCATCAAGGCCTGAACCGCTCGCGGATCACTCCGCGGGCGGCGACGACTCGTAGACCGCGCGCTCGGGCAGCTCGAGCTGCAGCTCGAGATCGAAGGTCTTCTCGAAGAGCTCCGACTTGCGGCGCGCGGTCCAGACCTCGAGCGCCAGGTCTCCCGCGCCCTTCGGCAGCAGCACGACCCGGTCGTCGGAGAGCCGCACGTCGAGCTGTCGCACCTTGGAGCGATGGCCCCGGTCGAGCGCGTCCGCGACCCGCAGCACGGAGGCCAGCTTGCGCACCCGTGAGCGGTCCGCGGGGGTGAGCTTCTTGAAGAGCGCGTGCTTGGTGGAGGGCATCGCGCGGCGGTGGTAGCGCGCGACGCAGGCCACGACCTTCCGCTGCTCCTCGCTGAGGCCCATCAGGTCCGTGTTCTCGATGACGTACTGCGTGTGCTTGTGATGCGCGGCGGAGCTGATGAAGTCCCCCACGTCGTGGAGGATCGCGGCCACGCGCAGCAGCTGGCGATCGCTCGGGCCGAGCTGATGCACCGAGGGCAGGTTGTCGAAGAGCACGCACGCGAGCCGGTCGACCTGCGTCGCGTGAGGCTCGTCGAAGTGATAGCGGCGCCCGAGGTGGATCGCGGCGCGCGCCATCGTGTGCTCGTCGACGCTGTAGTCCCAGACCCGGAAGTGCTTGTCGACGAGCTCCGCGACGATGCCTTCCTTGAGCCCGACGCCCGGCGCGATGATCTCCTCGGTGCGCGCGAGATCCGCCACGCGGAGGATCACGTAGAGCGCGGGCACGATCACGTCGGCCCGATCCGAGCGGAGGTCATACGCGGCTTGCCGCTCGGCGGGCGTGAGCTTGGCCATGCGCGGCAGGAGCGCGCGGGCGAGCCGGATGTCGATCGCCGGCTCGTCTCGCCCCGCCACCGGGCAGAGCTTCGCGATCGCGTCGAAGTTGCCGCCCGTGCCCGCGACGAAGTCGTAGCGTCGGCGCCGGAACTGCTCCTCGGCCGGATCGATCAGCCGGTCGATGTACTCCGTCAGCAGGTGCTCCTGCTCGGGCGACACGGGCCCGTCCGGCGTGAGGAACGACTCGAGCAGCCGCACCGTCCCGATCTCGAGCGACGTCGAGTAGCGCACCTCGTCGTGGTGCACCTCGGACAGCTCGAGCGATCCGCCGCCGAGGTCGACGAGCAGCGAGCGATACCCACCGAGCGTGAGCTTCTGCTCCACCGCGAGCTTCACCAGCCGCGCCTCCTCGGTGCCGCTGATCGCCTCGAGGCGGATCCCCGCCTCCTTCTCGGCGCGCTCGAGCAGCTCGTCCGAGTTGACCGCGTCGCGCGCCGACGCCGTCACCACCGCGCGCATCCCCGCGATCTCGCGCGTGGCCAGCTCCTTCTTGAAGCTCTTGAGCCCGTCGATGCACGCGTCGATGGCCGCCTGGTCCAGCCGCCCCGTGAGGAACACGCCGTGGCCCATGCGGACCGGTACACGGAACGAGTCGACCTTGCGCACCGTCTTCGCGTCGTCGGCCTCGACGATCAGGAGGCGAGACGCGTTCGACCCGATGTCGATGGAAGCGAAGGTGGGCATCGGGCAGGGAATATAGCGCCATCACGCGTTTGCCCGCCTCCCGCGTGACGTCGATCACGAGCGAAGTCCTGAATACGAGGCGTTTTGTCGCGCGTGGGGGGCGCTTGCACGGCTCTCAGCGCGATCCGCTGACCCCGCCCAGGCTGATGTCGCGCCGTCTGCGCAGGAACGCGCGCACCGAGTCGGGCACGCGCGCGTGCGTCGACGCGAGACCAGGCAGCCCGAGGACCTGGACCGTCGACTCGATGGCGTAGCTCGTGAGCCCGTCGGTCCACGCGTAGGGTACGCCGAGCTGAAGGTGCACATCGGACCGCCAGGCGCCGTTCAGGAACCGCGGAACGACGCCCTGCACCCCGACGGCGTCTGCGAGCCGCATCCACTCTGACGGATCGCTGCCGCTGGCCTCCAGGGCGGCGCGGTAGCGCTCGCGGAGCCCCGCCTCCGCCGCCGCGAGGTCGATGGGCAGCCCCTCCGCGCTGACGCTCACGCGGCTCGCGTCCCGCAAATCGAGCCAGAAAATGCTCCGCCCTCCCGACCCATGGGCCCCGCCGCAGTGACCGTAAGCGCGCCTCTCGACGATCAGGAAGGGCCCGAGCGACGCGTGGACGAGGAGCTCGTCCGTCGCCCACTGCGCGCCCTCGTGGACGACGTCGAGCAAGACCTCTCGCCGATCGCCGCGCAGGGCGACCAGGCGACGGAGCGACAGCGGCGGGAGCGGCTCGCGGCACGGCCCCAGCTGGCAACAAACCGCCTGGACCTCGACCGTCTCCACGCGAACCTCGATCAGCGCGCCCTGGATGAAGACATGGACCCCGCGAAGCCAGCGGCCGTGACCACCGGGTGAGCGAAGGTACGTGCGCGGCCCGCGCGGCCCATGCACCCAGAACGCCGAAGTCGCGGACGTTGGCTGGGCGCTCGCGACCGTCGCCGAGAGGAAGGAAGCGAGCAGCAGCGGCGCCAGCGCGCGGAGCACGCCCGCCGGACACCTGCCGGCGTCCTCGTCATTCCCGGCTCGCTTGACCCGTGGCGTGAATCGTGAAAAGTCACGCGACTCCTCTCCTGGCCGAGTGGCGGAATGGCAGACGCGGCGGATTCAAAATCCGCTTTCCGAAAGGGAGTGCCGGTTCGAGTCCGGCCTCGGCTACTTCACCGATACCATTCGAGTTTCCGCGGGACGCAGCCCCGCCACCTACGTTCCCTGATACACCCCCTGCCCCCGTATCTGCCCCCGCTACGTCGGGGGGCGGTTCGGGGGCCGCGGAAACGAGGGTTGCCCTCAGCTCCGGTATCGCTTCGTCGAGCGGCGCCAGGTCTCCGAGGCCGAGCTCGTCGAAGAGGCGGGCCGCACGGCGGTAGCGGTTGATCATCATGCTCGACTTGTGGCCGGTCCGGTCGGCCACCCACGTCTCCGTGCGCCCGTTCGCGAGCGCGACGGTGATCATCGTCGCGCGCAGGTCGTGGACGCGCATCGGGACGCGGGCGGCGCTGCTCTCGAAGAGCTCGGGCCGAGTCACGCCGGCCGCCTCGAGGTCGCGCCGCAGCCGCGCCGCCGCGCGCGTGTCCTCGCCGACTGGTAGCCCGGCCTCGTCGTGGAACACGAGGTCGCCGTCCGCAGGGTCACCGCGGAGCCGCCGCCAGGCTGCAAGCGCGCTCGTGACGGCCGGATCGAGCGCCCAGCTACGGGGGTAGTCGGTCTTGTTCTCGTCGAGGCGGAGGGCGCCGCGTTCGAGGTCCAGGTCGGACCACGTGAGACGCTGTACCTCGCTCGAGCGCATGCCCTCGCGGGCGGTGAAGCCGTAGAAGACCCGGTGCTCGAGCGGCACCGCAGGGCATGCGAGCAGCTGGCGGTCCTCGTCCGGGTAGAGATAGGTCAGCGCCTTCCGCTTGCCGGGCGGCGGAACGAACCCCGGGGGCAGCGGGCTCCGCTCGATGATCTGCGCCGGGTAGGCCGCGAGCTTGAGCAGGCGCGAGAGCACCTGGGCGACATGCCGGCGCGTCGACTGGGAGAGCCGACCGGGAAGCTCCGCCATGACCCGGTGCGCGTGGTCGACGGTGACCTCCGCGAGCGGGACCGTGCCCATCATCGGGTAGACGTACTTCTCGAGCCGCTCGCGGTCGTCGCACGCGCTCTTCTTCAGCTTCACGTGATCCGGGTAGCGGGCGTGCAGCTGCCCGCTCGTCCACCGCTCGCCGAACTCCTCCACGGTCAGGCGCGCGTCCGCATTGGCCATCCGTGCGGCCCCGTTGCACAGCCGGGCACCAGCCTCGAGCACGTCCTCGAGCGCGCGGCCGTCGCGGGTGGCGGCCCGCTCGAGGAGGCGCGGCGCCACCTCCTCGTGCCCTGCCGCGCGAAGCTGCGCGGCGAGCTCGGAGAGGACCTGGGCGCGCTCGTGCGCCTTCGCCGCGTCGCCCTCCTCGCACGTCACCAGCGCGAGCTCGGTGCGCTGACCGGAGGCGACGGTCACGCGTGCGAACCACGTGCCCCGGCGGAGGCGGACGGAGCCCTTGGGTGCGCGAGGCATCCCTCTACCCTACCCGACGCCGGCGCTCCGGCAGGGCGCCGACTTCCTGCAGGACCCGGTCAGCGCCGTCGAGGGCCTCCTCCTCTGCCGCGGCGGGCTGGACGGCCTGCCGCTTCTTGAGCGCGCGCAGGTACGCCAGCATCGGCTCTCGCTCGACGAGACGCAGCTTCCCCACCTCGGCCACCGGAGGCGCGTCGTGACGCCGCAGGAGTTCGAGGAACCGGCGACGCGGGAGCCCGAGGAGCTCCTCGCAGTTCGCCTGACTGAAGAACTCCGCTCGCGCACCTCCGGCGAGCAGGGTGGGCGGCAGCACGACTCGCAGCTCGAGGTCCTCGGTCATCGCTCGAACCCTCCGAAGAGCGACTGCTGGGGCACGGCGATCCGGGCGCTCCGGGCCTCCTCCTTCTGGGCTGCCCGTACGCCCTCGGGCGTGGGATCGAGCACATCGACGCCGCTCAGGTCGGTGCCCCAGATGAACCACGCGTAGGCGGCGGAGTCCTGCCCTTCGCCGTCGAAGCTCGGCCGGTCGGGCAGGACGCGGACTGCGACGTCGCTTCCCATGCCCCGCCAGAACGGCACTCGCTCCGCGCTCGAGAGGAAGCTGATCCGCAGCAGCATGACCACGACGCGCGCGAGCTCCATGGCGCGACGGATGATGGACTCGGCCACCGAGAAGGGCGGGTTTCCGAGCGCGACGTCGAACTCGCCCGTCGGATGCAGCGCCGCCTCGAGGAGCGCGGCCGCGACCGGGTCGACGCTCCACGGGTCCCACGACCGGAAGTCCACCCCCTCGAAGTGGTGGGCGAGGCGCGTGCGCGGGTCGAGCGCGTCGCGGCGGAGCTCGACCCCGGTGCAGCTCGGCAGCACGTCGGCGCTCCTGAGCCCTGGCCAGCTGTCCAGCGCTCGCACGATGGCGCCGTCGCCGACGGTGGGCTCGAGCACCTGGACGTCGTCGCCGGCGAACACGCCGAGCTCCTCCGCGCAGTCGTCGAGCAGCCGGTGAACCGCCCAGGCCGGCGTCGGGAAGTAGTCGAGCGGGATCGCCTCGCCCCGCCGGCGGCCCTTGGCGCTCACGCGACCCGCTCCCCGGGCGGATCCACGACGTCGGCGAACTGCCTCAGCGCGTCGCCGAACTGGCGACGGCGTGACTGTCCCATGTTGTCGAAGGCCTCCGGCTTCGACCCGCCGGTCAGGTAGTAGAAGACCGCCATCAGCACGACCGCTTCGCGCCCTCTACACATCGTCTGCACCTCGTAGATGCCGTCGAAGGTGCCGGGCTCGAGCTGCGCGTACTCCCCGTCGATTCCGAAGTCGACCAGGAACAGCCGCTCGCTCTCCGCGAATTCCTTCTGCTTCGCTGTCCTGCGCTTCATCGGCCGCCCTCGACGCTGCCGAGCGCGGCGCGGGCTTGCGCCAGCTCGTCGGTGTGCGACCGCGCCGTCGCGTCCTTCGAGGTGCTCATCCACACCCAGCACGGGGCGCGCGCCGCGATCGAGGCCGGGGTGGAGGGGGTCGCCGTCGAGGCCATCGCTCGAGCGCTCGCCATCTGGCGCGAGCTGCAGGCGGTGGTCGACGGGATCGAAGTCCGCAACGCGCGCACCGCCGGAGGTGAGGCGTGAGCATCAGCGAGCAGGAGCTCCGCACGGCCGAGGCCGTCGCGCGCATCGCCGGCGCCGTGGCGCCCGACCTCTTCCGGTGGATCGCCGAGCTGTTCCGGCAGGGGCACACCGAGGAGGATGTCCTCGAGATCGTGAACATCCAGTCCCGGCGCGAGCGCTACGAGCGGGAGCGGGCCGAGGACATGGCCGCGCTCGACGCGAAGCACGCTGGCGACGAGGACGAGGGGTAGGCTCCGATGCGGCGCACCGCGATCGACCTCTACGACGGCCCGACGACGATCGGGATCGACGTCTCGGCGCACCAGGGGCGCATCGACTGGGCGCGCGTGGCCCGGTCCGAGGCCGTCTTCCACGGTGCTCGCCTCGGTCGCGTACGCTACGCGGTCATCCGGGCCGCAGACGGCATCCAGACGCGCCGCGACAGCCGCCCCGACCCGATGGCTGTCCGGAACCTCACCGAGGCGGCGGAGGCCGGGATCGAGCACCTGGCCGTCTACCTCTACCTCCGCGCCTACCACTCCGCGGTCGAGCAGCTCGAGCTCGTGCTCGACGTCGTCGGCACCGCGGGCG from Sandaracinaceae bacterium carries:
- a CDS encoding Ppx/GppA phosphatase family protein; protein product: MPTFASIDIGSNASRLLIVEADDAKTVRKVDSFRVPVRMGHGVFLTGRLDQAAIDACIDGLKSFKKELATREIAGMRAVVTASARDAVNSDELLERAEKEAGIRLEAISGTEEARLVKLAVEQKLTLGGYRSLLVDLGGGSLELSEVHHDEVRYSTSLEIGTVRLLESFLTPDGPVSPEQEHLLTEYIDRLIDPAEEQFRRRRYDFVAGTGGNFDAIAKLCPVAGRDEPAIDIRLARALLPRMAKLTPAERQAAYDLRSDRADVIVPALYVILRVADLARTEEIIAPGVGLKEGIVAELVDKHFRVWDYSVDEHTMARAAIHLGRRYHFDEPHATQVDRLACVLFDNLPSVHQLGPSDRQLLRVAAILHDVGDFISSAAHHKHTQYVIENTDLMGLSEEQRKVVACVARYHRRAMPSTKHALFKKLTPADRSRVRKLASVLRVADALDRGHRSKVRQLDVRLSDDRVVLLPKGAGDLALEVWTARRKSELFEKTFDLELQLELPERAVYESSPPAE